From the Paenibacillus sp. FSL H8-0548 genome, one window contains:
- a CDS encoding histidine kinase N-terminal 7TM domain-containing protein translates to MPYNMYLSALLMAATCCSLVISYLCWKRRELPIAISYGLGVLAGAFYSFGYAFEIISGSLEHIRFWLRVEYIGIPFGTILWFIMVLQYTGRQSLVRTKFVILLLMVPLITFIAHHTNEWHHLFYTSMSLDYSEGFPLVILEKGPLYQLHVIYSYSFFVVGMGLMIQMFLKATSRMKKQIALMIIGSCGPYGFTLIYLSDFLQLSIDISAFGFLFSGIFFMWGIYQFNMLRLAPLVLQKVFASMQDAVMVFDLDNTLTSFNDSAKRVIEGIHYNWVGLPADQVFAKYPNLLEKMLQGPLQENKVQLARPADDRFYNIHISFIQDNRHKPAGKMLLLTDVTETVRTEERLQNNARQLQELNTFKDKMFSVVAHDIRDPLAVSLNLMELMEEELQDCGEQHNEIVFEMGQQIQKTYQLVESLLEWFQSQRGGMVFNPVVRNLAQTIRMNTQLLQVRSESKNIRILSEVAQETYVVADKEMLDLIVRNLLSNAIKFTEEGGVIRVRAEHADGKMKISVSDTGMGVPAEQADSLLQKNAFPVPSIGTAGERGVGLGLTLCREFVQLNGGHIWFDTASGQGSTFYFTLPLSEPAQDVDRRTAG, encoded by the coding sequence ATGCCATACAATATGTATTTATCAGCGTTGCTGATGGCAGCCACCTGCTGCTCACTGGTCATCAGTTATCTTTGTTGGAAAAGAAGAGAGCTCCCCATCGCGATCAGCTATGGGCTGGGTGTGCTGGCGGGCGCCTTTTACTCATTTGGTTATGCCTTTGAAATTATTAGCGGCTCCCTAGAGCATATACGCTTCTGGCTGCGCGTCGAATATATCGGAATCCCTTTTGGCACGATCTTGTGGTTTATTATGGTGCTGCAATATACGGGGCGCCAATCACTTGTCCGTACGAAGTTCGTCATACTGCTGCTGATGGTTCCCCTGATTACCTTTATTGCTCATCATACGAATGAGTGGCATCATTTATTTTATACAAGCATGAGTCTAGATTACTCGGAGGGCTTCCCTCTGGTTATTCTGGAAAAAGGACCGCTCTATCAACTCCACGTCATATATTCCTATTCGTTTTTTGTCGTAGGCATGGGCTTAATGATTCAGATGTTCCTTAAAGCGACATCCCGGATGAAAAAGCAAATTGCCCTCATGATCATTGGTTCCTGTGGCCCTTACGGCTTTACTTTGATCTATTTAAGCGACTTTCTCCAATTATCGATTGATATTTCTGCCTTTGGGTTCCTGTTCTCCGGTATCTTCTTTATGTGGGGCATTTACCAATTTAATATGCTGAGACTTGCGCCCCTAGTGCTGCAAAAGGTATTTGCCTCTATGCAGGACGCTGTTATGGTGTTTGACCTGGATAATACGTTAACGAGCTTCAACGATTCGGCTAAACGCGTCATTGAAGGCATTCACTACAATTGGGTTGGCCTTCCCGCTGATCAGGTATTTGCGAAATACCCCAATTTGCTTGAGAAAATGCTGCAAGGTCCTTTGCAGGAAAATAAGGTTCAGCTTGCCCGACCAGCGGATGATCGATTTTATAATATTCATATCTCTTTCATTCAAGACAATAGGCACAAGCCCGCAGGGAAAATGCTGCTATTAACCGACGTAACGGAAACGGTACGAACGGAGGAACGGCTGCAAAACAACGCTAGGCAGCTTCAGGAGCTAAATACGTTTAAGGACAAAATGTTCAGCGTCGTGGCCCACGATATTCGTGATCCGCTTGCGGTATCTCTGAATTTAATGGAGCTGATGGAGGAAGAGCTGCAGGATTGTGGAGAGCAGCATAATGAAATTGTATTTGAAATGGGCCAGCAAATTCAGAAGACGTATCAATTGGTAGAAAGTCTGCTGGAATGGTTTCAGAGCCAGCGCGGCGGAATGGTGTTCAATCCGGTGGTCAGGAATCTGGCACAGACGATACGGATGAATACGCAATTGCTGCAAGTCCGTAGTGAAAGCAAAAATATTCGCATCCTATCCGAGGTCGCGCAGGAAACGTATGTTGTAGCGGACAAAGAGATGCTGGATTTGATAGTCCGCAATCTGCTGTCCAATGCAATCAAGTTTACGGAGGAGGGCGGAGTAATTCGAGTAAGAGCAGAGCATGCAGATGGAAAAATGAAGATCTCGGTAAGTGATACGGGAATGGGGGTTCCTGCGGAGCAAGCGGATTCCCTCCTGCAGAAAAACGCCTTTCCTGTCCCTTCAATTGGAACCGCCGGGGAGCGTGGTGTTGGGCTGGGCCTCACCTTATGCCGAGAATTTGTTCAATTAAACGGGGGACATATCTGGTTCGATACGGCTTCTGGGCAAGGGAGTACGTTTTATTTTACCCTCCCACTGTCGGAGCCAGCGCAGGATGTAGATAGGAGGACTGCCGGGTGA
- a CDS encoding TetR/AcrR family transcriptional regulator, with amino-acid sequence MSTPPPRTDPRVLRTRQLIRDAFIDLLEETELEKMTVNRIAERATINRVTFYLHYRDIPDMLEKMADDMIDVLQAILNDVQNLSPSIDRDWSILVKILEHIAENSKFYKVLLSTQRIPIFSDRLMNLMIDIITTRKESRDDSSSTPAVIVPKDIAIWYGSSAFIGTIICWLRDDMPYTPLFLAKQLSLLFRLHQNTDQHVVLE; translated from the coding sequence TTGTCAACACCACCACCGCGTACCGATCCGCGTGTACTTCGTACACGCCAATTGATTCGAGATGCATTTATCGATTTGCTTGAAGAGACTGAGCTTGAGAAAATGACCGTGAACCGGATTGCTGAACGCGCAACCATTAATCGTGTGACCTTTTATCTTCATTACCGTGATATTCCAGATATGCTTGAGAAGATGGCAGATGACATGATTGATGTACTTCAAGCTATTCTGAATGATGTTCAAAATCTGTCTCCTTCTATAGATAGGGATTGGTCCATATTGGTCAAAATACTCGAGCACATCGCAGAAAATTCAAAGTTTTACAAGGTATTGCTCTCTACACAACGCATACCTATTTTCAGCGATAGGCTTATGAATCTGATGATTGATATTATTACTACTCGAAAAGAGAGCCGAGACGACTCCTCGTCTACTCCGGCTGTAATCGTCCCGAAAGATATTGCAATCTGGTATGGCTCCTCCGCCTTCATCGGCACCATTATTTGCTGGCTTCGCGATGATATGCCCTACACGCCGCTCTTTCTCGCCAAGCAGCTGTCTCTGCTGTTCCGTTTACATCAAAATACGGACCAGCATGTAGTTCTGGAATGA
- a CDS encoding response regulator yields MRVVIIDDENAMHLIMKRMLSKIDGIEIVGSFHETAAASAFMLDHDIDMIFIDVHMPKESGLEFAQRLRESGRQTKLVFVTSHKEYALSAFDVYAYDYMVKPVVQDRLRQTVQRALSECIGDSAPAAKLWFNCLGRIEIRNTENNIVKWRTSKSTELFAYLSMHKGRLVSRARLIEDMFGGMPRKNAETYLNTTAYQLRKLLEDHGLKGSLHSDGNHYALNLNEFHIDLLRFEEGCKQMVRVHHQNIEQALELEQLYVGDLFGDLAYPWAWSEIERFSQMYMLFSQRICGFLLNKGDTAEAIRLLKKQSAINELDEEMVQLLMRALAIQKNKEALIRAYEQFSVSLYVEMGISPSFEVTVLFEQLLMELDS; encoded by the coding sequence GTGAGGGTTGTTATTATTGATGATGAAAATGCAATGCATTTGATTATGAAACGAATGCTTAGCAAGATCGATGGAATTGAGATCGTAGGCAGCTTTCATGAGACGGCAGCTGCTAGTGCATTTATGCTTGATCATGACATCGACATGATCTTTATTGATGTTCATATGCCGAAGGAGAGCGGACTTGAGTTTGCCCAGCGTCTAAGGGAGAGCGGAAGACAGACAAAGCTTGTATTCGTCACCTCGCATAAGGAGTATGCGCTGTCGGCGTTCGATGTTTACGCTTATGACTATATGGTGAAGCCTGTTGTTCAGGATAGGCTGCGTCAAACCGTCCAAAGGGCTCTTTCCGAATGTATTGGAGACTCTGCCCCTGCAGCTAAGCTGTGGTTCAATTGTCTGGGGCGAATAGAAATTCGAAATACCGAAAACAATATTGTAAAGTGGAGGACGAGCAAAAGCACGGAGTTGTTCGCCTATTTGTCGATGCATAAAGGCAGGCTGGTATCAAGAGCAAGACTTATTGAAGATATGTTTGGCGGTATGCCTCGAAAAAATGCAGAAACCTATCTGAACACAACAGCGTATCAGCTGCGCAAGCTTCTCGAGGATCATGGACTTAAGGGGAGTCTGCATTCCGATGGCAATCATTATGCATTAAATCTTAATGAATTTCACATTGATTTATTGAGATTTGAAGAGGGCTGCAAACAGATGGTGAGGGTTCATCATCAGAATATTGAGCAGGCGCTTGAGCTTGAACAGCTTTATGTTGGCGACCTGTTCGGAGATCTCGCTTACCCTTGGGCGTGGAGCGAGATTGAACGGTTTTCGCAAATGTATATGTTATTTTCCCAGCGAATATGTGGTTTTTTGTTGAATAAGGGAGATACGGCAGAAGCGATTCGACTGTTGAAGAAACAAAGCGCGATAAACGAACTGGATGAAGAGATGGTTCAGCTGCTAATGCGGGCACTCGCGATACAGAAAAATAAAGAAGCGCTAATTCGAGCCTATGAGCAATTCTCAGTTTCCTTGTATGTTGAAATGGGCATAAGCCCTTCGTTTGAAGTAACAGTTTTGTTCGAGCAGCTGCTGATGGAGCTGGATTCATAA
- a CDS encoding DUF2798 domain-containing protein, with the protein MNQETRLPRNGKEGALFGAIIVTLTAAFMTTFSVILAVGEFNQDVLLMILKTLPIMWVIAMILEPVLIGRIAEKLVAKFTKPTDSFNAKILFRIVFTVVGMSFCMTLIGGIVGNGFNTETFSNFLSNWPRNFAIVLVAECLVIQPIARFAMVKLHAAQEKKQAVLT; encoded by the coding sequence ATGAATCAAGAAACTAGATTGCCAAGAAACGGGAAAGAGGGCGCGTTATTTGGTGCCATCATTGTTACACTTACAGCTGCATTTATGACGACATTTAGTGTCATTCTTGCTGTTGGGGAATTCAATCAAGATGTTCTCTTAATGATCCTTAAGACGTTGCCGATCATGTGGGTGATTGCCATGATTCTTGAACCGGTTCTTATTGGTCGTATTGCAGAAAAATTGGTGGCGAAATTCACAAAACCAACGGATAGCTTTAATGCAAAGATTTTATTTCGCATCGTATTTACTGTAGTAGGAATGTCGTTCTGTATGACGCTTATTGGTGGCATTGTAGGGAATGGTTTTAATACAGAAACCTTTAGCAACTTCTTATCGAATTGGCCAAGAAACTTCGCAATTGTACTGGTCGCTGAGTGCTTAGTGATTCAACCCATTGCACGATTTGCGATGGTAAAGCTGCATGCCGCTCAAGAGAAGAAGCAAGCCGTGCTGACGTAA
- a CDS encoding ABC transporter substrate-binding protein encodes MNPYAPIMCPQAYFLWRFAGIAAEMADPGWASFTTEALPQYAGDYIILTSDSEALDELKANPIWGSLPTIKNDHVFIWTSDRSGYWDPIAILSQTEELAAWLTSL; translated from the coding sequence GTGAATCCATACGCTCCTATTATGTGCCCTCAAGCTTATTTCTTATGGCGATTCGCGGGCATTGCCGCCGAAATGGCCGATCCTGGCTGGGCTTCGTTTACTACAGAAGCATTGCCACAGTATGCGGGAGACTATATTATTCTGACCTCCGATTCGGAAGCGCTGGATGAGCTCAAAGCTAATCCGATCTGGGGCTCGCTGCCAACAATCAAAAACGATCACGTGTTTATATGGACAAGCGATCGCTCCGGCTACTGGGACCCGATAGCTATTCTGAGCCAGACGGAAGAATTGGCTGCATGGCTGACAAGCCTCTGA
- a CDS encoding DHA2 family efflux MFS transporter permease subunit, with protein MSKNLAFDSSTIKKGPLLFVMILGAFIAVLNQTIMSVALPELMVDFSIEASTAQWLTTGYMLVNGVLIPITAYLMHRFTTRELFLSSMFIFLVGTIVSAAANDFNILLTGRLIQAAGAGIIMPLLMNVILTVFPPDKRGAAMGMVGLAIIFAPAIGPAVAGFVMEHYSWKTMFYGMIPFVVIVLVVALIYLKNVTERSYPKIDVWGALLSTIGFGAVLYGFSSAASKGWSSAEVVILLAVGIVSLILFTWRQLVSKSPLLDLRAFKYSMFSLTTIINIAVTMVMYADMMLLPLYLQNARGYTAMESGLLMLPGALMMGLMMPVTGKLFDRFGAKWLSIIGMAITIVTTIGFVNLTDSTSFTYLVLMSTGRRIGMALFLMPITTAGLNQLPTRLHAHGTAISNTIKQVAGAIGTSLIVTIMTNSTKSHLQDMAAAGDSSSQKDMIVQASIQGINDAYLFIIGIGVVGLLLSFFIKRKGQAEEVEEKPSVALSGKTAVES; from the coding sequence ATGAGTAAAAACTTAGCTTTTGACAGCAGTACCATCAAGAAAGGTCCTTTATTGTTTGTTATGATTCTGGGGGCGTTCATCGCCGTTCTGAATCAAACCATAATGAGCGTTGCACTGCCGGAGCTGATGGTGGACTTCAGCATTGAGGCCTCCACCGCGCAATGGCTAACAACCGGATATATGCTGGTTAACGGGGTTCTTATTCCGATAACAGCCTATCTCATGCATCGGTTTACTACCCGTGAGCTTTTTCTGTCTTCTATGTTTATTTTTCTCGTCGGAACCATTGTTTCGGCAGCAGCGAATGACTTCAACATATTGCTGACTGGCCGTTTGATTCAAGCGGCTGGCGCTGGTATTATTATGCCGCTGCTAATGAATGTCATCCTTACCGTTTTTCCTCCTGACAAGCGGGGAGCCGCGATGGGAATGGTCGGTTTAGCCATTATTTTTGCCCCTGCTATCGGGCCTGCAGTCGCTGGTTTTGTCATGGAGCATTATTCTTGGAAGACTATGTTCTATGGAATGATTCCGTTTGTTGTTATTGTTCTAGTTGTGGCATTAATTTATTTGAAAAATGTGACAGAACGAAGCTATCCCAAAATTGATGTTTGGGGTGCGCTTCTCTCAACGATCGGATTTGGTGCTGTTCTTTACGGTTTCAGCAGTGCTGCAAGCAAGGGGTGGTCAAGCGCGGAAGTGGTTATACTTCTTGCTGTAGGTATTGTCTCCTTGATTTTGTTCACCTGGCGGCAACTGGTTTCCAAGAGTCCGCTCCTGGATCTAAGGGCATTTAAATACAGCATGTTCTCCCTAACGACCATTATTAATATTGCGGTTACCATGGTTATGTATGCAGATATGATGCTGCTTCCTCTATATTTGCAGAATGCACGTGGATATACAGCTATGGAGTCCGGGCTTTTAATGCTTCCTGGAGCACTTATGATGGGACTGATGATGCCGGTGACAGGCAAGCTTTTCGATCGGTTTGGAGCGAAGTGGCTGTCCATTATTGGTATGGCTATTACGATCGTGACAACAATCGGCTTCGTTAACCTGACCGACTCCACCAGTTTTACGTATTTGGTTCTGATGTCTACAGGACGACGTATCGGGATGGCCTTGTTTCTGATGCCAATTACAACGGCGGGCCTAAACCAGCTACCCACAAGACTGCATGCGCATGGTACGGCCATCTCCAATACGATCAAGCAGGTGGCTGGTGCGATAGGTACCTCTCTGATTGTCACGATTATGACGAATAGTACTAAGTCGCATCTTCAGGATATGGCCGCCGCTGGTGACTCCTCTTCACAGAAGGATATGATCGTGCAGGCGTCTATTCAAGGTATTAATGATGCGTACCTTTTCATTATTGGAATCGGCGTTGTCGGGCTACTGCTTTCTTTCTTCATTAAACGTAAGGGGCAGGCCGAGGAAGTAGAAGAAAAACCGAGTGTTGCTCTGAGCGGAAAAACAGCTGTTGAATCATAG
- a CDS encoding TetR/AcrR family transcriptional regulator — translation MNVDTKSRMIAMATILFQQKGYKSVGLNEILKACNVTKGALYHHFPNGKEELLITCLYGLNESITTDIEAIFKRHPATKEAAQSIIDTLIHSFESEGTITGYTFSSIVSEMATVSEPIRNACSALYENIQQIYYVNLVSEGFSNEAASAAALLLTASIEGAMMLCLTQKSSDPLKTIGKLLPNILKV, via the coding sequence ATGAATGTGGATACAAAATCGCGGATGATTGCTATGGCTACAATCCTTTTTCAGCAAAAAGGTTATAAAAGTGTAGGGCTCAATGAAATTTTAAAAGCCTGCAATGTTACAAAAGGAGCGCTCTATCATCATTTTCCAAATGGCAAAGAGGAACTGTTAATTACTTGTTTATACGGCTTAAATGAATCGATTACGACAGATATCGAGGCTATTTTCAAGAGGCATCCAGCAACTAAGGAAGCGGCACAATCCATAATTGATACGCTCATTCACAGCTTCGAATCAGAGGGGACTATTACTGGCTATACATTTAGCAGTATTGTCAGTGAAATGGCCACCGTGAGTGAACCTATTCGCAACGCATGTAGTGCACTTTATGAAAACATTCAACAGATATACTATGTGAATCTTGTATCCGAAGGCTTCTCGAATGAAGCAGCTTCCGCTGCCGCATTGTTGTTGACAGCTTCGATTGAAGGCGCGATGATGCTCTGTTTAACGCAAAAATCATCAGATCCTTTAAAAACGATCGGTAAGCTATTACCGAATATACTGAAGGTTTAG